The Prosthecodimorpha staleyi genome has a window encoding:
- a CDS encoding caspase family protein: MVGRSSLFRFPALLIGAALALAGPALGATKPKPAPAPAAAAGPAPTPAPAPAPTPTFGPKEIIERDLATCQRASETAALRTRVCELMLDNRSATYDQRIKAGEALLSLLPEPAAQLPVIKQMLEIWPDNSDILWRQYHALLALDRPRETYPILDTLEASEHQKYAARLGRARAQAASGEFDASVETVRALRSASPAYTFPRNIYAALVVQGTDVCCGILASVARDPKEIADFIATESDKRPHELVTVFALLTGNTAVIQQERADFEKDLAKDKIPPTIVQVVFDGLQATAENDWPKAVAALDRFDAELQKLPDLKAELMGRPEDEQFYAAMRLMASLEAGKAPPGAELIISTMEASLTTGDSLGRSLLGYGRTLLKHAGGDRAGALAAASAMIRDSVGKNPTAQEAALNVYLYELAARVALSAGAPADAIRWADLALREDPRCAACYLAKAQALRIRGDVGSVITEAGRAARLEETPEAYRLAAEAHRRTAALDSADPIPHLAQATLEIRKAQKLAPADAAVRAEAEAIQAAFRAGGAPAAAPPPAPAPVVVAAAPPPPPPAPVSLLPASVAKERRVALVIANSAYTRVPGLDNPAKDAKLVADSLKAAGFDLVRTVSDADRSKFVAALTEFEDEADKADWAVVYYAGHGIEVDGINWLVPVDAGLKSDRSIGDEAVSLNRVLDTVQNARLMRIVILDACRDNPFAQSMKRVATRSVGTRGLARQIEPPGGTLVVYAAKGGQTAQDGAGTTNSPFATALAKTMARPAVEVRKLFGLVRDDVLALTANAQEPHVYGTLGGADYYLNRIEK; the protein is encoded by the coding sequence CGCAGCAGGCCCGGCGCCCACGCCCGCTCCGGCGCCTGCGCCGACGCCGACCTTCGGACCGAAGGAGATTATCGAGCGCGATCTGGCGACCTGCCAGCGCGCAAGCGAGACCGCGGCGCTACGGACGCGGGTCTGCGAGCTGATGCTCGACAACCGCTCCGCCACCTACGACCAGCGCATCAAGGCCGGCGAGGCGCTCCTGTCCCTGCTGCCCGAACCGGCCGCCCAGCTTCCGGTCATCAAGCAGATGCTGGAGATCTGGCCGGACAACAGCGACATCCTGTGGCGCCAGTATCACGCCCTGCTGGCGCTCGACCGGCCGCGCGAGACCTACCCGATCCTCGATACGCTCGAAGCCAGCGAGCATCAGAAATACGCCGCGCGATTGGGACGGGCGCGTGCCCAGGCCGCATCCGGCGAGTTCGACGCCTCCGTCGAGACCGTCCGGGCGCTGCGCTCGGCGTCGCCGGCCTACACCTTTCCGCGCAACATCTATGCCGCCCTGGTGGTCCAGGGGACGGATGTCTGCTGCGGCATTCTGGCCTCGGTGGCGCGCGATCCGAAGGAGATCGCCGATTTCATCGCCACCGAATCGGACAAGCGTCCGCACGAATTGGTGACGGTGTTCGCCCTCCTGACCGGCAACACCGCCGTGATCCAGCAGGAACGCGCCGACTTCGAGAAGGACCTTGCCAAGGACAAGATCCCGCCCACGATCGTCCAGGTCGTTTTCGATGGCCTGCAGGCGACCGCCGAGAACGACTGGCCGAAGGCGGTTGCGGCGCTCGACCGCTTCGATGCCGAACTTCAGAAGCTTCCCGATCTGAAGGCCGAGTTGATGGGGCGGCCGGAGGACGAGCAGTTCTATGCGGCGATGCGGCTGATGGCCTCGCTGGAGGCCGGCAAGGCGCCGCCCGGCGCCGAACTCATCATCTCCACGATGGAAGCCTCGCTCACCACGGGCGATTCACTCGGCCGCAGCCTGCTGGGCTATGGCCGGACGTTGCTGAAGCATGCGGGTGGCGATCGTGCCGGCGCTCTGGCCGCCGCCTCCGCGATGATTCGCGACTCGGTCGGCAAGAATCCGACCGCACAGGAGGCCGCGCTCAACGTCTATCTCTACGAACTGGCCGCCCGCGTCGCTCTGTCCGCCGGTGCGCCCGCCGACGCGATCCGGTGGGCCGACCTCGCGCTGCGCGAGGATCCCCGCTGCGCAGCCTGCTATCTCGCCAAGGCCCAGGCGCTGCGGATCCGCGGCGATGTCGGTTCGGTGATCACCGAAGCCGGTCGCGCGGCACGGCTTGAAGAGACGCCGGAGGCCTACCGCCTCGCCGCCGAGGCGCACCGTCGCACCGCCGCCCTGGATTCGGCCGACCCGATCCCGCATCTCGCCCAGGCCACGCTCGAAATCCGCAAGGCGCAGAAGCTGGCACCGGCGGATGCGGCCGTCCGCGCCGAGGCCGAGGCCATCCAGGCTGCCTTCCGCGCCGGTGGTGCGCCCGCCGCTGCCCCGCCCCCCGCCCCGGCCCCGGTTGTCGTGGCCGCCGCCCCGCCGCCGCCCCCGCCTGCCCCGGTCTCCCTGCTGCCGGCGTCGGTCGCGAAGGAACGGCGCGTCGCCCTGGTCATCGCCAACAGCGCCTATACCCGCGTGCCGGGGCTGGACAACCCGGCCAAGGATGCCAAGCTCGTCGCCGACAGCCTGAAGGCCGCCGGTTTCGACCTGGTGCGCACGGTCTCGGATGCCGATCGCTCGAAATTCGTCGCCGCCCTGACCGAGTTCGAGGACGAGGCCGACAAGGCCGATTGGGCGGTCGTCTACTATGCCGGCCACGGCATCGAGGTCGACGGGATCAACTGGCTCGTTCCCGTCGATGCGGGCCTGAAGAGCGACCGCAGCATCGGCGACGAGGCGGTCAGCCTGAACCGGGTGCTCGACACGGTCCAGAATGCCCGGCTGATGCGGATCGTGATCCTGGACGCCTGCCGGGACAATCCCTTCGCCCAATCCATGAAGCGCGTCGCGACCCGCTCGGTCGGCACCCGCGGCCTCGCCCGCCAGATCGAGCCGCCCGGCGGCACGCTGGTGGTCTATGCCGCCAAGGGCGGCCAGACCGCGCAGGACGGCGCCGGCACCACCAACAGCCCCTTCGCGACGGCGCTCGCCAAGACCATGGCGCGGCCGGCCGTCGAGGTCCGCAAGCTGTTCGGGCTGGTCCGCGACGACGTCCTGGCGCTGACCGCCAACGCCCAGGAGCCCCATGTCTACGGCACCCTCGGCGGCGCCGACTACTATCTCAACCGCATCGAGAAGTGA
- a CDS encoding bifunctional acetate--CoA ligase family protein/GNAT family N-acetyltransferase, whose product MTVRNLEGLFTPKSIAVIGPARIGADAARLLVERLAAGGFRGPVALVGLEPEGAPFPGGYATATSLADFSGPADLAVIAAGSEGAPETVARLGALGTRAVLFLGRGYDEWPADLLRRTLEAARPFTIRVVGPGSLGVIAPHAGLDASLAARTVAKGDLAVISRSAAMVNATLAWGAAHGVGFSSVVSLGQKADVDGGDLLDFFTQDPRTRAVLVHLETISSPAKFMSAARACARTKPVVVIRSGKSRQRRPEGRTHSARLATTDAVYDAALRRAGLLRVTSIDELFDAVETLTKVRNAACRGVALVANGRSIATVAADELDRQGGRLATLGEATVAALGAHIRAGTLATDPIVLADDAAPETFGAAIAALLADPAIDTVIPIHAPNAFVPSTAVARAVVGAAAAQAKKLGRKKAIVTAFLDENPETRQIVTGAGLPYHPTPEEAVLSTVHLMRHAAAQESLMATPPSLPADFTPDPDAARRLVARVLGEGRHWLTAVEVATLLAAYRVPVAPTVLARDADAAVGAARAHLARGDKVAIKIASPDIAFKSDVDGVRLGLADEDSVRRAAFQMMTRIAEAHPDKRVDGVVVMPMIERTGALELIMGIADDPVFGPVAVFGRGGTAVEVLADRALDLVPLDMNLARAMIAETRVSRLLAGYRNRPAADVDAIALTLVKLSQLAADIPEMRELDLNPILADQDGVIVLDARIRVEPVQVRAGRLGHPRLAIRPYPKEWERDMALKDGSPVLVRPVRPEDEALYPEFFEHVTAQDLRLRFFAPIKEFTHAFLARLTQLDYGRAIAFAAILKETGQLLGVVRLHADPDHRTGEYAIMLRSDLKGQGLGWKLMKLMIEWARADGLETVKGEVLRENTTMLAMCTALGFSVKSSPDDESIAVVTLPVEVADQLAAE is encoded by the coding sequence ATGACGGTCCGCAATCTCGAAGGCCTCTTCACCCCCAAGTCGATCGCCGTGATCGGTCCGGCCCGGATCGGCGCCGATGCCGCGCGCCTGCTGGTCGAGCGGCTGGCCGCCGGCGGGTTCCGGGGGCCGGTCGCGCTGGTCGGGCTGGAGCCGGAGGGCGCGCCCTTTCCGGGCGGATATGCCACGGCAACCTCGCTGGCAGACTTCTCCGGCCCGGCCGATCTGGCCGTGATCGCCGCCGGATCCGAAGGCGCACCGGAGACGGTCGCGCGGCTCGGTGCGCTCGGCACCCGCGCGGTGCTGTTTCTCGGCCGGGGTTACGACGAATGGCCGGCCGACCTGCTGCGGCGCACGCTCGAGGCCGCGCGGCCCTTCACCATCCGCGTCGTCGGCCCCGGCAGCCTGGGGGTGATCGCACCCCATGCCGGGCTCGATGCCAGCCTCGCCGCCCGCACCGTCGCCAAGGGCGATCTCGCGGTGATCTCGCGTTCGGCCGCGATGGTCAATGCCACGCTCGCCTGGGGGGCGGCGCATGGGGTCGGCTTCTCGTCGGTCGTCTCGCTCGGCCAGAAGGCCGACGTCGACGGCGGCGACCTGCTCGATTTCTTCACCCAGGACCCGCGCACCCGCGCCGTGCTGGTGCATCTCGAGACCATCTCCAGCCCGGCCAAGTTCATGTCGGCGGCGCGCGCCTGCGCCCGCACCAAGCCGGTCGTGGTGATCCGTTCGGGCAAGAGCCGGCAACGCCGGCCGGAAGGCCGCACCCATTCGGCGCGCCTCGCCACCACGGACGCCGTCTACGACGCCGCGTTGCGCCGGGCCGGCCTGCTCCGGGTGACCTCGATCGACGAACTGTTCGACGCCGTCGAGACCCTGACCAAGGTCCGCAACGCCGCCTGCCGGGGCGTCGCGCTGGTCGCCAACGGCCGCTCGATCGCGACGGTCGCGGCCGACGAACTCGACCGCCAGGGCGGCCGCCTGGCCACGCTCGGCGAGGCCACCGTGGCGGCGCTCGGCGCCCATATCCGGGCCGGCACGCTGGCGACCGATCCGATCGTGCTCGCCGACGATGCCGCGCCGGAGACCTTCGGGGCGGCCATCGCGGCGCTTCTGGCCGATCCGGCGATCGACACCGTGATCCCGATCCACGCCCCCAACGCCTTCGTGCCGTCGACGGCGGTCGCCCGCGCGGTGGTCGGCGCGGCGGCCGCGCAGGCCAAGAAGCTCGGCCGCAAGAAGGCGATCGTGACCGCCTTCCTGGATGAGAATCCCGAGACCCGCCAGATCGTGACCGGCGCCGGGTTGCCCTACCATCCGACACCGGAGGAGGCGGTCCTGTCGACCGTCCACCTGATGCGCCACGCCGCCGCCCAGGAAAGCCTGATGGCGACGCCGCCGAGCCTGCCGGCCGATTTCACGCCCGATCCCGACGCCGCCCGGCGGTTGGTCGCCCGCGTGCTGGGGGAGGGCCGCCACTGGCTGACCGCCGTCGAGGTCGCGACGCTGCTCGCCGCCTACCGCGTGCCGGTCGCCCCGACCGTCCTGGCGCGCGATGCCGATGCGGCGGTCGGTGCGGCGCGCGCCCATCTCGCCCGCGGCGACAAGGTGGCGATCAAGATCGCCTCGCCCGACATCGCCTTCAAGTCCGATGTCGATGGCGTCCGGCTCGGCCTCGCCGACGAGGACAGCGTGCGCCGTGCCGCCTTCCAGATGATGACGCGCATTGCCGAGGCGCATCCGGACAAGCGTGTCGACGGCGTCGTGGTGATGCCGATGATCGAGCGGACCGGCGCGCTCGAACTGATCATGGGCATCGCCGACGATCCGGTCTTCGGGCCGGTCGCGGTGTTCGGCCGCGGCGGTACGGCCGTGGAGGTTCTGGCCGACCGCGCACTCGATCTGGTCCCCCTCGACATGAATCTCGCCCGGGCGATGATCGCCGAGACCCGCGTCTCGCGCCTCCTCGCCGGCTACCGCAACCGGCCGGCGGCCGATGTCGACGCCATCGCGCTGACGCTGGTGAAGCTCAGCCAGCTTGCCGCCGACATCCCGGAGATGCGCGAACTCGATCTCAACCCGATCCTGGCCGACCAGGACGGCGTGATCGTGCTCGATGCGCGCATCCGGGTCGAGCCGGTCCAGGTGCGGGCCGGCCGGCTCGGCCATCCGCGCCTCGCCATCCGCCCCTATCCGAAGGAATGGGAGCGCGACATGGCGCTCAAGGACGGCAGCCCCGTGCTGGTGCGTCCGGTCCGGCCCGAAGACGAGGCGCTCTATCCGGAATTCTTCGAGCATGTCACCGCGCAGGACCTGCGACTGCGCTTCTTCGCGCCGATCAAGGAATTCACCCACGCCTTCCTGGCCCGACTGACCCAACTCGACTACGGCCGCGCCATCGCCTTCGCGGCGATCCTGAAGGAGACCGGGCAACTGCTCGGCGTCGTCCGTCTGCATGCCGACCCGGATCACCGCACCGGCGAGTATGCGATCATGCTGCGCTCCGACCTGAAGGGGCAGGGGCTCGGCTGGAAGCTGATGAAGCTGATGATCGAGTGGGCGCGCGCCGACGGCCTGGAGACCGTCAAGGGCGAGGTGCTGCGCGAGAACACCACCATGCTGGCCATGTGCACCGCGCTCGGCTTCTCGGTGAAGAGTTCGCCGGACGACGAGAGCATCGCGGTCGTCACCCTGCCGGTCGAGGTCGCCGACCAGCTGGCGGCGGAATAG
- a CDS encoding universal stress protein has protein sequence MAIKDILLLLDLGQKAGPSAAVAVDLAARFQAHVTGVALAIDPIVPGFVAAPIPVELIEAARDEAIRTAQGAAAGFEALAERAGVSRETRIVEVLMGGAPDSLLANCRLTDLVVVGQQDSSAPEAMREELIEAALFEGTAPLLILPYITRGGSIPTGKVMIAWDGSRTAARAVHHALPFLAIAQSITVVMVGTALDQPGEPGADLATYLARHGFSVEVETIPAPATGVSDALLNHAADRGFDLLVMGGYGHSRVREFLFGGATRGILANMTVPVLMAH, from the coding sequence ATGGCCATCAAGGATATCCTGCTTCTGCTCGATCTCGGACAGAAAGCCGGCCCCTCCGCGGCGGTCGCCGTCGACCTCGCCGCCCGCTTTCAGGCGCATGTCACCGGCGTGGCGCTCGCCATCGATCCGATCGTGCCCGGCTTCGTCGCCGCGCCGATTCCGGTCGAGCTGATCGAGGCGGCGCGCGACGAGGCGATCCGGACGGCGCAGGGCGCGGCCGCCGGTTTCGAGGCGCTGGCCGAGCGGGCCGGCGTGTCGCGCGAGACCCGCATCGTCGAGGTGCTGATGGGCGGCGCGCCCGACAGCCTGCTCGCCAATTGCCGCCTGACCGACCTGGTCGTGGTCGGCCAGCAGGATTCCTCCGCCCCGGAAGCGATGCGCGAGGAGCTGATCGAGGCGGCCCTGTTCGAAGGCACCGCGCCGCTCCTGATCCTGCCCTACATCACCCGTGGCGGCTCGATCCCGACCGGCAAGGTGATGATCGCCTGGGACGGCAGCCGCACCGCCGCCCGCGCGGTGCATCATGCCCTGCCGTTCCTGGCGATCGCCCAGTCGATCACCGTCGTGATGGTCGGCACCGCGCTCGACCAGCCCGGCGAACCGGGCGCCGATCTCGCCACCTATCTGGCCCGGCACGGCTTCTCGGTCGAGGTCGAGACCATCCCGGCACCGGCGACCGGCGTCTCCGACGCGCTGCTCAACCATGCCGCCGACCGCGGCTTCGACCTCCTGGTCATGGGCGGCTACGGCCACAGCCGCGTGCGCGAATTCCTGTTCGGCGGCGCGACCCGCGGCATTCTCGCCAACATGACCGTGCCGGTCCTGATGGCGCACTGA
- a CDS encoding host attachment protein → MRRETTWVVVADGARARILEALGVGAGLRQIENGTMAGSRDLASEIGSDRPGRTYESVGGQHHAVEPHTPVRESLERAFIEAVVDRLVAAKKGGQFDRLVFVAAPHALGVFRALAPDALQQKVVGTLDKDLTREPNEAIAEAVRAFAPV, encoded by the coding sequence ATGCGACGCGAAACGACTTGGGTTGTGGTCGCCGACGGAGCGCGGGCGCGCATTCTGGAAGCGCTCGGGGTCGGCGCCGGGCTGCGGCAGATCGAGAACGGCACGATGGCCGGCAGCCGGGACCTTGCCTCCGAGATCGGCAGCGACCGGCCCGGACGGACCTACGAGAGCGTCGGCGGCCAGCATCATGCCGTCGAGCCGCACACGCCGGTGCGCGAAAGCCTGGAGCGTGCCTTCATCGAAGCGGTCGTCGACCGGCTGGTCGCGGCAAAGAAGGGTGGGCAGTTCGACCGTTTGGTCTTCGTCGCCGCGCCGCATGCGCTCGGCGTCTTCAGGGCACTGGCGCCGGACGCGCTGCAGCAGAAGGTGGTCGGCACGCTGGACAAGGATCTGACGCGCGAGCCCAACGAGGCGATCGCCGAAGCCGTCCGCGCCTTTGCGCCGGTCTGA
- a CDS encoding SDR family oxidoreductase codes for MDLGIKGRKAIVCAASKGIGRACALSLAREGVEVLITARGVEALEATAADIRAATGATVHTVAGDVTTKEGRAAILAAMPDPDILVNNAGGPPAGDFHDWDETTWTKAVEANMITPIMLIRAVVDGMAARKFGRIVNITSSAVKAPIPELGLSNGARAGLTGFVAGIARQMVRHNVTINNMLPGHIDTDRLTANIAGNAARSGRSVEETRAAMLAANPAGRFGTAEEFGEACAFLCSAQAGFIAGQNILIDGARYPGTF; via the coding sequence ATGGATCTCGGCATCAAGGGCCGCAAGGCGATCGTCTGCGCCGCGTCGAAGGGCATCGGACGGGCCTGCGCCCTGTCGCTGGCGCGCGAGGGCGTCGAAGTGCTGATCACCGCGCGCGGTGTCGAGGCGCTGGAGGCGACCGCCGCCGACATCCGCGCGGCGACCGGCGCGACCGTCCATACGGTCGCCGGCGACGTGACCACCAAGGAGGGCCGCGCCGCCATCCTGGCTGCGATGCCGGACCCCGACATCCTCGTCAACAATGCCGGCGGCCCGCCCGCGGGTGACTTCCACGACTGGGACGAGACGACCTGGACCAAGGCCGTCGAGGCCAACATGATCACCCCGATCATGCTGATCCGCGCCGTGGTCGACGGCATGGCGGCGCGCAAGTTCGGCCGCATCGTCAACATCACCTCCTCGGCCGTGAAGGCGCCGATCCCCGAACTCGGCCTCTCCAACGGCGCCCGCGCCGGCCTGACCGGCTTCGTTGCCGGCATCGCCCGGCAGATGGTCCGGCACAATGTGACCATCAACAACATGCTGCCCGGCCATATCGACACAGATCGGCTGACCGCCAACATCGCCGGCAATGCGGCCCGTTCGGGGCGCAGCGTGGAGGAGACGCGCGCCGCGATGCTCGCCGCCAATCCGGCCGGCCGCTTCGGCACCGCGGAGGAATTCGGCGAGGCCTGCGCCTTCCTGTGCTCCGCCCAGGCCGGCTTCATCGCCGGCCAGAACATCCTGATCGACGGCGCCCGCTACCCGGGCACCTTCTGA
- a CDS encoding acyl-CoA dehydrogenase family protein gives MDFAPTEEQSLIAETARRIAADRLEPLAAGLDRGEGRAEFLGNLRELAAQGFMGLNVRAEYGGSEAGTIAFALAIQELAAGCAATAVTTSVTNMAAEVIQAVGSEEQRATHLPRICDGTYPAAAFCLTEAGAGSDPAGMVARARMDGNEWVLDGAKLYITSGEYAGLYIVWAVTDPEAPKGKGISCFLVEAGTPGLVVGKAETKMGQTGSATNEIRFEACRVPASALMGRLNDGFRTAVGELAGGRIGVASLAFGIARAAMTAAERYVKERRQFDRTIADMQGVQWMIADRETELEAARLLILQAAWLKENGRPFAREASMAKLFATEAAQRATYTALQLHGGAGYIRDLPLERHARDARITTIYEGTSEIQRLVIAREVLKAVG, from the coding sequence ATGGATTTCGCCCCGACCGAAGAGCAGAGCCTGATCGCCGAGACCGCCCGGCGCATCGCCGCCGACCGGCTGGAGCCGCTCGCCGCCGGCCTCGATCGCGGCGAGGGCCGCGCCGAGTTTCTCGGCAATCTGCGCGAACTGGCCGCCCAGGGCTTCATGGGCCTCAATGTCCGCGCCGAATACGGCGGCTCGGAAGCCGGCACGATCGCCTTCGCGCTCGCCATCCAGGAACTGGCCGCCGGCTGCGCGGCGACGGCGGTGACCACCTCGGTCACCAACATGGCCGCCGAGGTGATCCAGGCGGTCGGCTCCGAGGAGCAGCGGGCGACCCATCTCCCGCGGATTTGCGACGGCACCTATCCGGCCGCGGCCTTCTGCCTGACCGAGGCCGGCGCCGGCTCCGACCCGGCCGGCATGGTCGCGCGCGCCCGCATGGACGGCAACGAATGGGTGCTCGACGGGGCCAAGCTCTACATCACCTCCGGCGAATATGCCGGGCTCTACATCGTCTGGGCGGTGACCGATCCTGAGGCCCCGAAGGGCAAGGGCATCTCCTGCTTCCTGGTCGAGGCCGGCACGCCCGGGCTGGTCGTCGGCAAGGCCGAGACCAAGATGGGGCAGACCGGCTCGGCCACCAATGAGATCCGCTTCGAGGCCTGCCGGGTGCCGGCTTCCGCCCTGATGGGCCGGCTCAACGACGGCTTCCGCACGGCGGTCGGCGAATTGGCCGGCGGTCGCATCGGCGTTGCCTCGCTCGCCTTCGGCATCGCCCGGGCGGCCATGACGGCGGCTGAGCGCTACGTCAAGGAACGCCGTCAGTTCGACCGCACCATCGCCGACATGCAGGGCGTGCAGTGGATGATCGCCGACCGGGAGACCGAGCTGGAGGCCGCCCGGCTCCTGATCCTGCAGGCGGCCTGGCTGAAGGAGAACGGCCGGCCCTTCGCGCGCGAGGCCTCCATGGCCAAGCTCTTCGCCACCGAGGCGGCCCAGCGCGCCACCTACACGGCGCTGCAGTTGCATGGTGGCGCCGGCTATATCCGCGACCTGCCGCTCGAACGCCATGCCCGTGACGCCCGCATCACGACCATCTACGAGGGCACCAGCGAAATCCAGCGTCTGGTCATCGCCCGCGAGGTGCTGAAGGCGGTCGGCTGA
- a CDS encoding sulfotransferase family protein: protein MIISHRHRFIFLKTGKAAGTSIELFLSRFLGPDDIATPVSAEDEPKRAPHRPANYLRAPGPLGWKRWGARLPGMVGRWAGRPDRRFDYYNHIPARLVRQYVGHDVWSGYFKFAFERNPWDRQVSSWYWATRHQSEAARPDFKTFTAVEGRRVRGFPIYSIDGTVAVDKIGRYETLEADLADILARVGIDAPVDLPRSKGGLRPDGDYRRHYDDATRSLIGRHCAREIALMGYEF from the coding sequence ATGATCATTTCCCATCGACACCGGTTCATCTTCCTCAAGACCGGCAAGGCGGCCGGCACCTCGATCGAGTTGTTCCTGTCCCGGTTTCTCGGTCCCGACGACATCGCCACGCCGGTCAGCGCGGAGGACGAGCCGAAGCGCGCGCCGCACCGGCCCGCCAACTATCTGCGCGCGCCGGGTCCGCTCGGCTGGAAGCGCTGGGGCGCGCGGCTGCCCGGCATGGTCGGGCGCTGGGCCGGCCGGCCGGACCGGCGGTTCGACTACTACAACCACATCCCGGCCCGGCTCGTCCGGCAATATGTCGGCCACGACGTCTGGTCGGGCTATTTCAAGTTCGCCTTCGAACGCAATCCGTGGGACCGGCAGGTGTCCTCCTGGTACTGGGCGACCCGGCACCAGTCGGAGGCGGCCCGCCCCGACTTCAAGACCTTCACGGCGGTGGAGGGACGGCGCGTGCGCGGCTTCCCGATCTATTCGATCGACGGCACGGTCGCGGTCGACAAGATCGGCCGCTACGAGACGCTCGAAGCCGATCTCGCCGACATTCTCGCCCGCGTCGGCATCGATGCGCCCGTCGACCTGCCGCGTTCCAAGGGTGGGTTGCGCCCGGACGGGGACTATCGCCGCCACTATGACGACGCCACCCGCAGCCTGATCGGCCGCCATTGCGCGCGCGAGATCGCCCTGATGGGCTACGAATTCTGA
- a CDS encoding DMT family transporter, giving the protein MTSAAAPMPRAAAERRPFGRVELALYAVTVFAWSTSWIALRNQLGVVAPEVSLVWRFLLAAILMFGWVAARGLPLAFPVRTHGRFALMGLLMFSTNFALFYHGGQHLASGLLSVVFSLTSVFNLLLGFAIDGTRPGPRALAGALLGFAGVALLFWPEIHGQTFDPEAALGLGLCAAGTLCFCLGNQVSGRVQAAGVPVLSANAWGMAYGTGFLTVAAVARGATFTVEPNATYLVSLVWLSVVSSVVAFWAYLNLLGRIGAGRAGYATVLFPVFALIISTLFEGYRWSLPALAGLALVACGNVLVLRRR; this is encoded by the coding sequence GTGACCTCCGCCGCCGCTCCGATGCCGCGCGCCGCTGCCGAGCGCCGCCCCTTCGGCCGGGTCGAACTCGCCCTCTATGCGGTAACGGTCTTCGCCTGGTCGACGAGTTGGATCGCGCTGCGCAACCAGCTCGGCGTGGTGGCGCCGGAAGTCTCCTTGGTCTGGCGCTTCCTGCTCGCGGCGATCCTGATGTTCGGTTGGGTCGCCGCCCGCGGCCTGCCGCTCGCCTTCCCGGTCCGCACGCACGGCCGCTTCGCCCTGATGGGCCTCTTGATGTTCTCGACCAATTTCGCGCTCTTCTACCATGGCGGCCAGCACCTCGCCTCCGGTCTGCTGTCGGTGGTGTTCTCGCTGACCTCCGTCTTCAATCTGCTGCTCGGCTTCGCGATCGACGGCACCCGGCCCGGTCCGCGTGCGCTGGCCGGCGCGCTGCTCGGCTTCGCGGGCGTGGCGCTCTTGTTCTGGCCGGAAATCCACGGCCAGACCTTCGATCCGGAAGCGGCTCTCGGGCTCGGTCTTTGCGCCGCCGGAACGCTCTGCTTCTGCCTGGGCAATCAGGTCTCCGGCCGGGTCCAGGCGGCCGGCGTGCCGGTCCTCTCGGCCAATGCCTGGGGGATGGCCTACGGCACCGGGTTTCTGACCGTCGCGGCGGTCGCGCGCGGCGCCACCTTCACGGTCGAGCCGAATGCGACCTATTTGGTCTCGCTGGTCTGGCTGTCGGTGGTCTCCTCGGTCGTCGCCTTCTGGGCCTATCTGAACCTGCTCGGCCGCATCGGCGCCGGACGCGCCGGCTATGCCACGGTGCTGTTTCCGGTCTTCGCCCTGATCATCTCGACGCTGTTCGAGGGCTATCGCTGGAGCCTGCCGGCGCTGGCCGGGCTGGCACTGGTCGCCTGCGGCAACGTCCTGGTGCTGCGCCGCCGCTAA